The Xanthomonas sontii genomic sequence GACCACGCCCGGCCATGCCAGCGGCAGGGTGATGGTGAAGAACACCCGCCATGGGCCTGCGCCGAGCGTGGCGGCCGCCGCTTCCAGGCGACGGTCGGTGGACTCCAGGGCCAGGCGGATCGCCCGCACCATCAGCGGGAAGCCCATCACCGCGCTGGCCAGCGCCGCGCCGGTCCAGCGGAACGCGAACTGCACGCCGAGATGTTCGAACAGCCAGCCGCCGATCGGCCCCTGCAGGCCGAACAGTTGCAGCAGCGCGTAGCCGGTGACGATCGGCGGCATCACCAGCGGCAGGTGCAGCAGCGCGTCCAGCAACGATTTGCCGAAGAAGCGGCGCCGCGCCAGCAGCCAGCCGCAGGCCACGGCGAACGGCAGGCTGGCCAGCGCCGCGACCAGCGCGACCTTGACGCTCAGCGCGATCGCGGTCAGTTCCTGCGCGGTGAAGTCGAACAACGCCAGGCCTCAACGGGCGAGCGAGAAACCGTGGCGACGGAAGATCGCCTGTGCCGGTGGCGTGCCCAGCCAGCGCACGAACTCGGCGGCGGCCTTGGCTTGCGGGCTCGCACGCAGCGGCGCCACCGGATACACGATCGGCGCGTGGCTGTCGGCGGGGAAGGTCGCCACCACCCGCACCTTCGGTTCGGCCTGGGCGTCGGACCCGTAGACGATGCCCAGCGGCGCTTCGCCGCGCGCCACCAGCATCAGCGCGCTGCGCACGCTCTCGCTCTCGGCCAGGCGCGGCTGCACGCTGTCCCACTGACCCAGCGCCTGCAGTGCGGCGCGCGCGTACTTGCCGGCCGGCACACTGGCGGTCTGGCCGACCGCCAGGCGCCCCTGCGCGCCGAGCGCGGCGAGCAGCGCGCCGGGTTTGCGCAGGTCGACCTGCGCCTTGCTGGCGGCCGGCGCCACCAGCACCAGGGTGTTGCCGAGCAGGTCGCGGCGCAGTGCCGGATCGATCAACTTGCGCTGCTGCAGGTAGTCCATCCACTCCTGGTCGGCGGAGACGAACACGTCCGCCGGCGCCCCCTGTTCCACCTGCCGGGCCAGCGTGGAACTGGCGGCATAGGACACCTGCACGGGGGTGCCGCTGGCGCGCTGGTAGGCGCTGGCGGCCTCGTCCAGCGATTCCTTGAGGCTGGCGGCGGCGAACACGGTCAGCGGCGTCTGCGCCGAGACCGGCGCGATCGCGGTGGCGACGATCAAGGTGCACAGGCACAGCAGGCGGCGCA encodes the following:
- the modB gene encoding molybdate ABC transporter permease subunit — translated: MFDFTAQELTAIALSVKVALVAALASLPFAVACGWLLARRRFFGKSLLDALLHLPLVMPPIVTGYALLQLFGLQGPIGGWLFEHLGVQFAFRWTGAALASAVMGFPLMVRAIRLALESTDRRLEAAAATLGAGPWRVFFTITLPLAWPGVVAGGVLGFAKALGEFGATITFVSNIPGQTQTLASAIYSLLQVPGAEAGIWRLAAVALAISLGALLASEWLVRRQRGTEVDA
- the modA gene encoding molybdate ABC transporter substrate-binding protein — translated: MTRPLRRLLCLCTLIVATAIAPVSAQTPLTVFAAASLKESLDEAASAYQRASGTPVQVSYAASSTLARQVEQGAPADVFVSADQEWMDYLQQRKLIDPALRRDLLGNTLVLVAPAASKAQVDLRKPGALLAALGAQGRLAVGQTASVPAGKYARAALQALGQWDSVQPRLAESESVRSALMLVARGEAPLGIVYGSDAQAEPKVRVVATFPADSHAPIVYPVAPLRASPQAKAAAEFVRWLGTPPAQAIFRRHGFSLAR